A region of Thermococcus barossii DNA encodes the following proteins:
- the rfbD gene encoding dTDP-4-dehydrorhamnose reductase, producing MRVAIIGANGQLGTDLVKVFGEDPSFGVIPLTHKDLDVTVPETLKVLKELKPDVIINTAAYVRVDDAELYPEKAFAVNAIGALNVARVASEIDAINVYISTDYVFDGEKGEPYTEEDAPNPVNVYGASKYAGEIFTRNYSKKHYIVRIASLYGKAGASGKSGNFVNWVIEKVKQGEELKIVNDQFMNPTYAVDVARVLREFLKIQPEWGIYHVVNTGYCSWYEFAKTIFTMLEWEVLIKPIKSSELGRIAKRPKFSALENRKITELGLRMPSWKKALKEYLIEKGYMTKATLYLGGSQNGMGK from the coding sequence ATGAGAGTTGCGATAATCGGTGCCAATGGCCAGCTTGGAACCGACCTGGTGAAGGTTTTTGGAGAAGATCCCTCCTTCGGAGTCATCCCGTTGACTCACAAAGATTTGGACGTTACGGTTCCCGAGACCTTGAAGGTGTTGAAAGAGCTGAAGCCCGATGTCATCATCAATACCGCGGCATACGTTCGCGTTGATGACGCTGAGTTATATCCAGAGAAGGCCTTCGCGGTGAACGCAATCGGCGCGTTGAACGTTGCTAGGGTTGCCAGTGAGATTGACGCCATCAACGTCTATATCAGTACTGATTACGTCTTTGACGGAGAGAAGGGAGAGCCTTACACTGAGGAGGATGCCCCAAATCCGGTAAACGTCTACGGGGCGAGCAAGTACGCCGGCGAGATTTTCACGAGAAACTATTCAAAAAAACACTACATTGTTCGTATTGCAAGCCTCTATGGAAAAGCCGGAGCTAGTGGGAAGAGTGGAAACTTCGTAAACTGGGTTATCGAAAAGGTTAAGCAGGGAGAAGAATTAAAGATAGTGAATGACCAGTTTATGAACCCCACATACGCCGTAGATGTAGCTAGAGTACTACGAGAATTTCTTAAGATACAACCGGAGTGGGGGATCTATCATGTGGTAAACACCGGCTATTGTTCATGGTATGAATTTGCTAAGACCATATTCACAATGTTGGAATGGGAGGTGCTAATCAAGCCGATCAAGTCGAGCGAGCTAGGAAGAATTGCCAAGAGACCGAAATTCTCTGCATTGGAAAATAGAAAAATTACTGAACTTGGCTTGAGGATGCCCTCATGGAAAAAAGCTTTAAAGGAGTATCTAATTGAAAAAGGATACATGACAAAAGCCACATTATATCTCGGAGGGTCCCAAAATGGAATGGGAAAATAA